GGGCGGCACGATTTTATTTTTCGCTGTTCCTAACCCCGGCAATGATGTAAACATCCCAATCACTGATTTCTGGCGGAATGAGATAAAAATAATGACCTCATACGGCGCAGGGCCTTCTGATCTTGAAGCTGCTGTTGAGATGATACATCAGAAAGAAATTCGTGTAAAAGATATGATCACCCACCGCCTGAATCTTTCTGAGACTGGATTGGGATTTAAGCTTGTTGCCGAGGGAAAAGAATCGATAAAGGTAATAATCGAACCATGGAGGTAAATTGTATAAATATGGCAGGCATCACTCAAAAATTTATTTAACTCGCTGGATATTAAATTATCTTAAATAAAGGTATCGAAAAATAAATTTTCTCGTAACATCTGCTATATTTATGCAAAGATTATTTATTTCCTATCTCTATATCTGTTCCTTTGTCCATGTTGTGGATCGGATACAGATAATAGTTTTTAACCCAGGGCTGGCGTACAGTAAAATCAGTTTTATGCCAGAAAAAAACCCATGGCGCATCATTAACTATCATCTGTTCAGCCTTTTCATAATATGCATATCTCTGCTTGGCTGTTTTTGAGTGCTGCCCTGCTTCGATCAATGCGTCGACTTTTGGATTTTTATATCTGGCGCGGTTTCCTGCAGAACCTATATTTGCTGAATGAAAAAGAGGATAGAGAAAATTCTCAGGGTCAAAATAATCTGCCCACCAGCCAAGCCAGAACATATCAGCCTCGCCTTTATTTATTGCTTCCTTGTATGCGCTCCATTCAAGCTGCTTAATTTTCGCTTTTATCCCGACTTCCTTAAGATATGATTGTATGACCTCTGCCATATCAACTACTTCAGCATCTGGTGTGATATAGAAGCTGACTTCAATCCCTTCAGGATATCCTATGCTTCTTAATAATTTCTGAGCCTTTGAAGGATTGTATTCGTAACCTGTTGGAGTCTTCCATTTTCTCATTACCTCGGGCACTGGGCCAGCGGCAAGTCTGCCGCGTTTTTCAAAAACAGTATTAAGTATTCTATCTACATCTATCGCGTAGTTTATCGCTTTACGCACTATGAGATTATCGAATGGTTTTTTTGAGCAATTAAGCCCAATATAATAAGTATTGAGGGCCTGCATTGAAGCAATCAGACCTTGCCATTTACTATCTTTCTTAAAGCGAGAAAATGCTGAAGCAGGGATATTGATGATATCAAGATTCCCTGTCTCGAATTCAGTAATTGCTGTCAGGTCTTCGGGAATTATTTTGTAAATTATTCCTTTTGTTTTTGATTTACTGCCGAAATAGTCTTTTCTGGCCTCTAAAACAAGCTCTTGACTTTGCTGCCAGTGCTTCAATATAAATGGTCCGGTGCCGACTGGGTTAGTCGAAAAATCAGCGCCCATTTTTTTTACGGCATCTTTATGAACAACATATGCTCCTGTCATTGCAAGAAGGGATAAGAAAGGAGAAAAGGGCTTTTCTAATTCTATCTCGAGCGTATAATCATCAATGACTTTTATCCCAGATACGGATTTTGTTTTTCCTGCTGAGAAATCACGGCTGCCTTTTATCTTATCCAATATCCATATGTTTGGCGATATGCTTTCGGGGCTTAATATCCGTTCGAAAGAATATTTAAAATCTCCTGCAGTAACTTCTTTGTCATCTGAAAACCTCACTCCTCTTTTTAGAAAAAATTTATATTTTCGTCCGTCTTCTGATATTGTCCATCTTGAAGCAATATCAGAAATTATTGAAAAATCTCTGTTGAGCCTTACAAGGCCGTTGAATAATTTGGAAGATACTATGCCGCCTGTAACATCAGTTATCATCGCTGGATCGAGCGTAGAAGGATTAGAACTCAATCTGTAATACGCATAATTGTCCAGCCTGTTTTCAGAAGAACAAGACAGAAACATGAAAATTGCGATAAAAGAAGATATTAGTATTGTTGATTTTCTGATATCTCATCCTCCTCGCTGTTTCCATCAATGTTTTCATCAGGAATCTTATAATCTTCCAGAACCCACTTGCCAAGATCTATCATCTTGCATTTTTCGCAGCAGAAAGGCCTCCATGGATTTTCTTCCCATGTTGTCTGGTTTTTGCATATAGGACAGATAATTTTCATGTTATTTCCTTCAGAGTCTATATTCTATTTAAAACAGCCGGATTTGCAAGAAGTTTTTATACTTTTAAAAATGTTAGATTTTCTGCTAAAATTAGCACTTGTGATTATACAAAATTAATACATGGAGGAAAATAATGAATTATTTTCTTACTGAAGACCAGATAATGATAAGGGATCTTGCAAGACAGATTGCGGAAGAGAAGGTTGTCCCTGTCAGAAGAGAACTTGACGAGAAAGAACAATTCCCATGGGAGATAATGAAGGTGCTTGCACAGTCGGACCTTTTTGGCTTATTTATACCAGAAGAGTACGGAGGTTTAGGCAAGGCCAGCCTTGAGCTTTGTATTGCAGTTGAAGAGCTTTCAAAGGCATGCGTCGGCGTATCTACAACCTATGCAGCAAATGCTCTGGGCACATATCCTATTCTCCTTTTCGGCACTGATAGCCAGAAAAAGAAATACCTTCCTGATATAGCCGCAGGAAAGAGGCTTGTTGCATTCGGCCTTACTGAGGCAAATGCAGGAAGCGATGCGGCAGGCATTCAGACGACTGCAAAACTCGAAGGCGACCACTATATTTTGAACGGCACCAAACAGTGGATAACAAACGGCGGAGAGGCAGAGATATATACAGTAATTGCAATTACTGACAAGTCAAAAGGGGCGCGAGGCGCATCTGCTTTTATAGTGGAGAAAGGCACCCCCGGCTTTACATTCGGCAAAAAAGAAGAAAAGATGGGGATACGTGCATCTGCAACATGCGAGCTTGTATTCGAAAACTGCAGGATTCCAAAAGAAAACCTTCTTTCCAAAGAAGGGATGGGATTCATAGTTGCGATGAAGACTCTGGACAGTTCAAGGGTTGGAGTAGGCGCTCAGGGGCTTGGAGTTGCTCAGGGCGCACTGGATGAAGCCATTAAATTTGCCAGACAGAGAATTCAGTTCGGCAAGCCTATAATAACTTTTCAAGCAGTCCAGCACATGCTTGCTGATATGGCAACTGAGATAGAGGCAGCAAGATCTCTTATCTATTCAGTTGCAAGATATATTGACAGCGGAGCAAAAGATTATACAAAGGTATCTGCCATGGCAAAAGTCTTTGCGACTGATGTAGGAATGAAAGTCACAACGAATGCTGTTCAGGTAATGGGCGGTTCAGGATATATGAAAGAATATCCAGTTGAAAAAATGATGAGAGACGCAAAGATACTCCAGATATACGAAGGCACAAACCAGATACAGAGGAATGTAATAGGGCAGGAGCTTGTAAAAAAACAGCGGGAGTAGTAGTTTAAGCGTTCTTTGTGTTTAGCAAAATAGTTACAGGGCCGTCATTTATTATATGAACCTGCATATATTCGCCAAAAGCGCCTGAAACAACTTTTATCCCAGTTTGTCTGAGTTTTTCCATAAAGTTAAAATACATTTTTTTTGCTTTCAAAGGAGCTTCAGCGCTATCAAATGACGGACGATTGCCTTTTCTGCAGTCGGCGGCAAGTGTAAATTGAGAAACAACAAGAGCTTCACCCTTTATATCTTGGATGGAAAGATTCATCTTTCCTTCTGAATCTTCAAATATTCTTAGATTTGCCGTCCGCTTCACTAGGAAATCAAGCTCAGAATCCGTGTCATTTTTTTCGATCGCAAGGAAAATAAGCATGCCTTTATCAATCCTGCTTATCGTCCTTCCGTCAACCTCAACGCTTGCTTTTGAGACTCTCTGTATCAGCGCTTTCATGTTTTAATACCACATCATGGCTTCGAAATCAGGGGTAGGAACTGTCAGACTTATATATCCCCTCCAAGGGCATCTTTCTATTTCTTCGCCATTTTTCATTATCGAGATATATAAATTAATCTCATCATTTTCTTTTGCGTTTATGTCTTTAAATTTTACTGCTATTTCCATTATATCCTGCACTGCGATATCAAATATATCTTTTATCTCTGACCATGAACCATCTTTTTTCTCCAAGAGTTTCCCTTTGAATTTCCCGCCTTTTTTTTCTATATTAATTCTGAAATAAGAAGGTTTGGTTATGTTTATGGAAAAAATAGTGTCTGATAAAATGTCATCAAATGAAGCCTTTGGATCCAATCTTAGAAAAAGATTTTCTTGATTAAATCCATAATAGATGTGTGATATGAAGCTTTCTGACTTGTGCATGCTTCCGCCTGATTTGCCGACAGCAATGCTTGCGCTCTGATACCATTCGTAGTAACTGTTCACTATTCCGTCTATCTGAGGCGTGATAAATCCCCTTATAGTAATCTCAGGGGAGATGGTCCTGTCTTCTCTGAGTATTGGGATAAAAAGGTTAGGCGGAATTTCCGTGCCGATAATGTTATATACCTGCATCAGATTTTTTCTGAATAGCTCATCGAATTCTTCCTGTGTTTCTGTTGAGTGATCATCTCCATACCACCAGTTCCAGTCGCTTCCTTCAGCAACATAGATTGATTTCCATGCATCATCCAGTGATTTATCCTTGTTGAGTTCTGAGAATGTCACTAGATCGCTTCTGGTGTCATTGAGATAATCCCATGCAAGATTATCTTCCTCATGACCAATCCAGATACCGAAGTTTGCATTTATCCATGAGCCTGGATGAAGTCTGTTAAGGGTTTCTCCTGTGCCAGATTCTTTGATATGCTCTGATACTGTGACTGTCTTTAGTCTTTCTTCTTTTGAAAGACGCTCGTAAAGATATTTCAAGAAATCATAACCGTCATTTTTATAGTATTCCCATGCATTCTCACCATCAAGTATTATCGAGACAAGATTAGGTCTGTTCTTAGGCAGAGATGCCTGTATGTTCAGGAGCTTGTTTATAAGGTCATCAGCAGCATTTTTGCTGTTCCAGCCTGAATAAACAAATCCTATCAGGTCAGACAGTTTATGATCTCTGAATATGAGTGATACGTCAGAATATCTGTATGTTTTATATAGTATTGAAGGATCGATTATATCTCCTGAAGAATTTCTCAGATTCTTCCCAAGAGAGTTTTCAAGAACAGCTTCGTCGGTAGCTGTCCATTTTATACCCTCAGAAGACAGCATTTTCAAAACATCCTCACTCACTGATCCTTCAGAAGGCCAGATGCCTTGAGGTCTGTATCCAAATGTTTTTTCAAAATAATCAAGAGCATCGCGTATCTGTCTTTTTGCATCCTCAGGATGAGAAAATCTTTTTTGCGGAAGTCTGACGCCAGGCATTGCTATCTTTGATGAGTCAGTATCAAAAATAAGCGGAAGAATTGGGTGATAAAAAGGCGTGGTGGATAATTCTATTTGTCCGTTTGCATTAAGTTTTTTATATTCGGGTATAATTTTTTTTAAAATATCGAGTTGTTTTTCAATAAGCAGATTTTTTTCTTCTTCTGTATATAAGCTGCCTTTTCTAGTAAGTTCTATAAGCAGCTGATCTTTTTCCCTGAACATCGGGTCTACCCAGCTAAGGTTGAAGAGCACTTGCAGGTCGAGAAAATCTTCATTAGAAAAATATTTTATAGTCCTTGCAAGTTCACTTTTTGTAAATCTCAATCCTCTTTTCAATAGTAAGGCGTAATATCTCTGAAAGGGTTTTATCATATTATCCCAATTTGCAAGGAAGAAGTTTTCGAGTATGAACATTTTATCCTGATCAGTGAGATCAGATGCTTTTTTTAGAGTAAGATTAAGATAGTCATCAGCAGCATTATTTTCAGTATAGTCGGCAAGCTGAGCAAGCAGGGAAGGTACAAGATTGAATGTTTGTTTGATGCTGGGATATGATTCGAGAATCTGAACCATGTCCAGATAATCTTTTGTTCCAT
Above is a genomic segment from Nitrospiraceae bacterium containing:
- a CDS encoding acyl-CoA dehydrogenase family protein, whose protein sequence is MNYFLTEDQIMIRDLARQIAEEKVVPVRRELDEKEQFPWEIMKVLAQSDLFGLFIPEEYGGLGKASLELCIAVEELSKACVGVSTTYAANALGTYPILLFGTDSQKKKYLPDIAAGKRLVAFGLTEANAGSDAAGIQTTAKLEGDHYILNGTKQWITNGGEAEIYTVIAITDKSKGARGASAFIVEKGTPGFTFGKKEEKMGIRASATCELVFENCRIPKENLLSKEGMGFIVAMKTLDSSRVGVGAQGLGVAQGALDEAIKFARQRIQFGKPIITFQAVQHMLADMATEIEAARSLIYSVARYIDSGAKDYTKVSAMAKVFATDVGMKVTTNAVQVMGGSGYMKEYPVEKMMRDAKILQIYEGTNQIQRNVIGQELVKKQRE
- the dtd gene encoding D-tyrosyl-tRNA(Tyr) deacylase → MKALIQRVSKASVEVDGRTISRIDKGMLIFLAIEKNDTDSELDFLVKRTANLRIFEDSEGKMNLSIQDIKGEALVVSQFTLAADCRKGNRPSFDSAEAPLKAKKMYFNFMEKLRQTGIKVVSGAFGEYMQVHIINDGPVTILLNTKNA
- a CDS encoding ABC transporter substrate-binding protein gives rise to the protein MFLSCSSENRLDNYAYYRLSSNPSTLDPAMITDVTGGIVSSKLFNGLVRLNRDFSIISDIASRWTISEDGRKYKFFLKRGVRFSDDKEVTAGDFKYSFERILSPESISPNIWILDKIKGSRDFSAGKTKSVSGIKVIDDYTLEIELEKPFSPFLSLLAMTGAYVVHKDAVKKMGADFSTNPVGTGPFILKHWQQSQELVLEARKDYFGSKSKTKGIIYKIIPEDLTAITEFETGNLDIINIPASAFSRFKKDSKWQGLIASMQALNTYYIGLNCSKKPFDNLIVRKAINYAIDVDRILNTVFEKRGRLAAGPVPEVMRKWKTPTGYEYNPSKAQKLLRSIGYPEGIEVSFYITPDAEVVDMAEVIQSYLKEVGIKAKIKQLEWSAYKEAINKGEADMFWLGWWADYFDPENFLYPLFHSANIGSAGNRARYKNPKVDALIEAGQHSKTAKQRYAYYEKAEQMIVNDAPWVFFWHKTDFTVRQPWVKNYYLYPIHNMDKGTDIEIGNK
- a CDS encoding DNA gyrase inhibitor YacG, yielding MKIICPICKNQTTWEENPWRPFCCEKCKMIDLGKWVLEDYKIPDENIDGNSEEDEISENQQY